The genomic region TACGGGATCTTGGTGCGATGACGGCGGGTCTCGTGCTCGCCGTCTTCGCCGTGGCCGCGCTCGTGGTGCTGCCGTTCGCCGGGCGGGCCATCGTCCGCCGGGGCCCGCTGCCGGTGCTGTTCGCCGCCCTGGTCGCCGCCGCCGTCGGAGCGCTGAGCCTGGGACTCGCGAGCAGCTCGACGACCGTGCTGCTGTCCGCTGCCGCGCTCGGTGCCGGTCAGGCCGTGATGCAGCCGGCGCTCGCGACGATGATCGTGGACTGCTCGTCGACCGAGACACGGTCGCGCGCCTTCGCCACGCAGTTCTTTCTGCAGAACCTCGGGCTCGGGGTGGGCGGGCTCATCGGCGGTCATCTCGTGGATGCCTCGCGGGCGAGCTCGTTCACGCTGCTGTTCTCGATCGAGGCGGCGATGTTCCTGCTGCTCGTGGTGGTCATGGCGACCGTACGGATGCCGCGGGCGCCGCAGGTCGAGGGTGCTCCGGGAGGGGCCGGGGGCAGCTGGAAGCAGTTGCTCGGCAACCGGGCCATGGTGCAGCTGTGTGCGGTGGGCTTCGTGCTGTTCTTCTCCTGCTACGGGCAGTTCGAGTCGGGGCTCAGCGCGTACGGCGTCGAGGCGGTGGGGATCTCCACGTCCGCGCTCGGGACCGCCCTTGCCGCGAACACGGCGATGATCGTGGTCGCGCAGTTCGCCGTGCTGCGGTTCGTCGAGCGGCGGAAGCGGTCCCAGGTGATCGCCGCTGTCGGGCTGATCTGGGCCTTCGCCTGGGTCGTCGCCGGGTACGCGGGGCTC from Streptomyces sp. NBC_00878 harbors:
- a CDS encoding MFS transporter; this translates as MGAEMRRIHVGNALSAFGLGFTVPYLYIYVAQVRDLGAMTAGLVLAVFAVAALVVLPFAGRAIVRRGPLPVLFAALVAAAVGALSLGLASSSTTVLLSAAALGAGQAVMQPALATMIVDCSSTETRSRAFATQFFLQNLGLGVGGLIGGHLVDASRASSFTLLFSIEAAMFLLLVVVMATVRMPRAPQVEGAPGGAGGSWKQLLGNRAMVQLCAVGFVLFFSCYGQFESGLSAYGVEAVGISTSALGTALAANTAMIVVAQFAVLRFVERRKRSQVIAAVGLIWAFAWVVAGYAGLGHGSQTMATAAFVSTYALFGLGEAMLSPTVAPLVADLAPNGMAGQYNSAFALVKQLALAVGPAVGGPMGASLHAPYVVTFLLFSLGITFLAVRLGKQLTPVQNQPSLAKSRVVARGGASAESVRTAA